The following coding sequences are from one Brooklawnia cerclae window:
- a CDS encoding ABC transporter ATP-binding protein, translating into MSDVVLRTRGLTKRYGDRAAVEDLSVTLERGRVYGLIGRNGAGKTTLMRMVCGLVTPTQGSIELLGDESSAMRQADLRRLGCLIEGPGLNPRMTARQNMHLHRILRGIPSESVESELLRLVGLDDTGRKRAGDFSLGMRQRLGIAVALIANPELLVLDEPINGLDPVGVVEVRDLIRRLSHERGTTVLVSSHNLPELYQTATDYLIVDRGRLCESLSLEELDVRCQQYLLVEAAEPARLVAALEAMGTTGMRVMPDGSVRIARATQGDDREALVRGLVARDVVPTTLAPHTETLESYFLSVIGGPR; encoded by the coding sequence CGCGGCGGTCGAGGACCTTTCGGTGACATTGGAGCGCGGCCGCGTCTACGGCCTCATCGGGCGCAACGGTGCGGGCAAGACCACCCTCATGCGCATGGTGTGCGGTCTGGTCACACCGACCCAGGGCAGCATCGAGTTGCTCGGCGACGAGTCGTCGGCGATGAGACAGGCAGACCTGCGCAGGCTCGGCTGTCTCATCGAGGGCCCTGGCCTGAACCCGCGGATGACGGCGCGGCAGAACATGCATCTGCATCGGATCCTGCGCGGGATTCCCTCGGAGTCCGTGGAGTCCGAACTGCTGAGGCTCGTCGGGCTGGACGACACCGGCCGCAAACGCGCGGGCGACTTCTCGCTCGGTATGCGACAGCGGCTCGGCATCGCGGTGGCCCTCATCGCCAACCCCGAACTGCTCGTCCTCGACGAGCCGATCAACGGCCTCGACCCTGTCGGCGTGGTGGAGGTGCGCGATCTCATCCGCCGGCTGAGCCACGAGCGGGGGACCACGGTGCTGGTGTCCAGCCACAACCTGCCCGAGCTGTATCAGACCGCGACCGACTATCTGATAGTGGACCGGGGCCGGCTGTGCGAGTCCTTGAGCCTTGAGGAACTCGACGTCCGGTGTCAGCAGTACCTTCTCGTCGAGGCTGCGGAACCCGCCCGGCTCGTCGCCGCCCTGGAGGCCATGGGGACGACGGGCATGCGGGTCATGCCGGACGGCAGCGTGCGTATCGCGCGTGCCACACAGGGTGATGATCGCGAGGCCCTCGTCCGGGGGCTCGTGGCCCGGGACGTCGTCCCCACGACGCTGGCGCCTCACACCGAGACCCTCGAGAGCTATTTCCTGTCGGTGATCGGAGGTCCGCGATGA
- a CDS encoding ABC transporter has protein sequence MTNLLRADWYVLARARGLWLTLLAATAMATGFFVFSHLIAAGTYDLSIAGSVSGLSDVIVVNLLGTLSAGILVADDFSTRSIHDRVLMNSRGTIVAAKTVSFVLLVVVVLTPYIVGSAIAFASQGDFSVFLPITSLELAANPGGIDVNAGSVVKVVLIGVLSGLVYAARIAYCLPLAFVTRKPVVVMAGGFTGAFAIDALASLANRSDLGRDLVNLTPFGEQRALTVTTSGGDIAATLVVCVVFIAAMSVVAWLVFRRADIK, from the coding sequence ATGACCAATCTTCTTCGCGCCGACTGGTACGTCCTGGCACGCGCACGCGGCCTGTGGCTGACCTTGCTGGCCGCGACCGCGATGGCGACGGGATTCTTCGTCTTCTCCCATCTCATCGCGGCCGGGACCTACGACCTGTCGATCGCGGGGTCGGTCTCGGGGCTGTCCGACGTCATCGTGGTCAACCTGCTCGGCACCCTGTCGGCCGGGATACTGGTGGCCGACGACTTCAGCACCAGGAGCATCCACGATCGCGTGCTCATGAACAGCAGGGGAACCATCGTGGCGGCCAAGACGGTCAGCTTCGTCCTGCTCGTCGTCGTCGTGCTCACCCCCTACATCGTCGGTTCCGCGATCGCGTTCGCCAGCCAGGGCGACTTCAGCGTCTTCCTGCCGATCACCTCCCTCGAGCTGGCGGCCAATCCCGGTGGCATCGACGTGAATGCCGGGTCGGTCGTGAAGGTCGTCCTCATCGGCGTGCTGTCGGGCCTGGTGTACGCGGCCCGCATCGCCTACTGCCTACCCCTGGCCTTCGTCACCCGCAAGCCCGTGGTCGTCATGGCCGGCGGGTTCACCGGGGCCTTCGCGATCGACGCCCTGGCCTCGCTGGCGAACAGGAGCGATCTCGGCCGTGACCTGGTGAATCTCACGCCGTTCGGTGAGCAACGGGCCCTGACGGTGACGACCAGCGGTGGCGACATCGCTGCGACCCTGGTCGTCTGCGTGGTGTTCATCGCAGCGATGTCCGTCGTGGCATGGCTGGTGTTCCGGAGGGCCGACATAAAGTGA
- a CDS encoding sensor histidine kinase, with the protein MVGIIAVLALLLVGLAGYLVAVLRQVEAITAQLGRRREGITHAPVALDLVSPSLNRLAALVNETIADAEDAALAARRHEAGFRELIAEISHDLRTPLTAIRGYQRLLAATDLDAEQRAQLAVAARHANELAEQVDGLFEYAYLLDSHTQTTRGLFDLGALVGECLVAALESLESRGLRVDYRHKEQILIESDRQKVTRIVENLVRNAAQYAVGHLTVSVDADDHVVRLIMTNDVADPSRLEVTRVFERFYSERDFGTGLGLTIVSLLTRKLGGSVGADLDGGEFRVCVTLPRRVSGETGDATGSRTDER; encoded by the coding sequence ATGGTCGGAATCATCGCCGTACTCGCCCTGCTGCTGGTGGGTCTGGCCGGATACCTCGTGGCGGTGCTCCGCCAGGTGGAGGCCATCACTGCCCAGCTCGGGCGTCGCCGCGAGGGGATCACGCACGCCCCGGTGGCTCTCGACCTGGTCAGCCCTTCGCTCAACCGGCTCGCAGCCCTGGTCAACGAGACGATAGCCGACGCCGAGGACGCGGCGCTGGCCGCCAGACGCCACGAGGCCGGCTTCCGCGAGCTGATAGCGGAGATCTCGCATGACCTGCGTACTCCGCTGACGGCGATACGCGGCTATCAGCGACTGCTCGCTGCCACCGATCTGGACGCCGAGCAACGTGCGCAGCTGGCCGTGGCCGCTCGGCATGCCAACGAACTCGCGGAGCAGGTGGACGGCCTGTTCGAGTACGCCTATCTGCTCGACAGCCATACGCAGACAACCCGCGGCCTTTTCGATCTCGGGGCACTCGTGGGCGAATGCCTGGTCGCGGCCCTCGAGTCGCTGGAAAGCCGCGGTCTTCGCGTCGACTACCGGCACAAGGAGCAGATTCTCATCGAATCGGATCGCCAGAAGGTCACCCGGATCGTCGAGAACCTCGTGCGGAACGCTGCGCAGTACGCCGTGGGACACCTGACGGTGTCCGTCGACGCCGACGACCATGTCGTGAGGCTGATCATGACCAACGACGTGGCCGATCCCTCCAGGCTGGAGGTCACGCGGGTCTTCGAGCGGTTCTACTCCGAGCGTGACTTCGGTACGGGGTTGGGGCTGACGATCGTGAGTCTGCTCACTCGCAAGCTCGGCGGCTCGGTGGGCGCCGACCTGGACGGCGGCGAGTTCCGGGTCTGCGTCACTCTGCCGAGACGAGTCTCGGGTGAGACCGGCGACGCCACGGGAAGCAGAACAGACGAACGCTGA